A stretch of Desulfobacter hydrogenophilus DNA encodes these proteins:
- a CDS encoding succinate dehydrogenase/fumarate reductase iron-sulfur subunit, producing MEEKFINLTLKVWRQKQGEKKGKIETYQAKHISTDASFLEMLDIVNEDLTIKGIEPIAFDHDCREGICGMCGQVVNGYAHGEEKGTTLCQLHMRRFKDGDTVFIEPFRAKAFKVVKDLVVDRSAFDKIIQAGGYITAKAGGAPDANTFPVTYETCELAMNGAECIGCGACVAACPNASAMLFVSAKISHLALLPQGRPEAAKRALAMVRAMDSCGFGNCSNERECEASCPKNIEITNIARLNREFLSAGVCSTAM from the coding sequence ATGGAAGAAAAATTTATCAATCTAACACTAAAGGTCTGGCGCCAGAAACAGGGTGAGAAAAAAGGCAAAATTGAGACCTATCAAGCCAAACATATATCCACTGATGCCTCTTTTCTGGAAATGCTTGATATCGTAAATGAAGATCTTACAATTAAGGGCATAGAGCCCATTGCCTTTGATCATGACTGCCGCGAGGGGATTTGCGGAATGTGTGGCCAAGTTGTAAACGGGTACGCTCACGGTGAAGAGAAAGGAACTACCCTTTGTCAGCTTCACATGAGACGTTTCAAAGATGGCGACACCGTATTTATTGAACCCTTCAGGGCAAAAGCGTTTAAGGTCGTAAAAGATCTTGTTGTTGATAGAAGCGCCTTTGATAAAATTATCCAGGCCGGTGGGTATATCACTGCTAAAGCCGGTGGTGCTCCCGACGCAAATACTTTCCCGGTTACCTATGAAACATGTGAACTTGCTATGAATGGAGCAGAATGTATTGGTTGCGGCGCATGTGTTGCTGCATGTCCGAATGCTTCTGCAATGCTCTTTGTCAGCGCTAAGATTTCCCATCTTGCTCTGCTTCCCCAGGGTAGACCTGAAGCAGCTAAACGCGCATTGGCTATGGTAAGAGCTATGGATAGCTGTGGTTTCGGCAACTGCTCAAACGAAAGAGAATGCGAAGCGTCATGTCCTAAAAATATTGAAATCACCAATATTGCTCGTTTGAACAGAGAGTTCCTGTCAGCAGGAGTTTGTTCTACAGCGATGTAA
- a CDS encoding fumarate reductase/succinate dehydrogenase flavoprotein subunit, with product MQLNSNVPSGPLEGKWDRYKFDLKKVNPANKRKFEVIVVGTGLAGGSAAATMADLGYHVKNFCIQDTPRRAHSIAAQGGINAAKNYPGDGDSVYNLFYDTIKGGDYRAREANVYRLAQNANAIIDHCVATGVPFAREYGGLHANRSFGGAQVSRTFYARGQTGQQLLLGVYGQLSRQIGLGGVEMYSRRDILDIVVVDGCARGVVCRNLVTGEIESHSAHAVVLATGGYDNVYFLTTSGMHSNVSACWAAYKKGAAFANPCYTQIHPTCITVHGDYQSKLTLMSESLRNDGRIWVPKKAGDNRSPDQIPENERDYYLERKYPSFGNLVPRDVASRNAKMACDEGRGVGNTGLAVYLDFSEAIKRDGEDVIRAKYGNLFQMYDKIQDENPYKVPMKIYPAIHYVMGGTWVDYNLMTTRDGLFCLGGANFSDHGANRLGASALMQGLSDGYFVLPYTIGGYLATQSLADVDTSHQAFKDSEKQLNEKLNKLMNINGKRTVDDIHKELGHYMWEYCGMARNEAGLKTALQKIPALREEFWQNVNVTGSSKDFNQTLEKAYRLADYLEFGELLARDALTREESCGGHFREESQTEENEAKRDDENFCHAAAWEYAGEGKDPILNKEPLVFESVKLTQRSYK from the coding sequence ATGCAATTAAATTCCAATGTTCCGTCCGGTCCTCTCGAGGGCAAATGGGATAGATATAAATTTGATTTAAAAAAAGTCAATCCTGCAAATAAAAGAAAATTTGAAGTCATCGTTGTGGGAACAGGTCTTGCTGGCGGTTCAGCCGCAGCAACTATGGCAGATCTTGGGTATCATGTAAAAAATTTCTGCATCCAGGATACTCCGCGAAGAGCGCACAGTATTGCTGCTCAGGGCGGCATCAACGCAGCAAAAAATTATCCCGGTGACGGAGATAGCGTATATAACCTTTTTTATGATACAATCAAGGGCGGCGATTACCGCGCAAGAGAAGCAAATGTCTACCGTCTTGCCCAGAATGCTAATGCCATTATTGACCATTGTGTTGCCACAGGTGTTCCCTTTGCAAGAGAATACGGTGGGCTTCATGCCAACCGGTCATTCGGCGGTGCCCAGGTTTCACGTACCTTCTATGCTAGAGGGCAGACGGGACAGCAGTTGCTTCTGGGTGTTTATGGGCAGCTAAGCCGTCAGATCGGTCTTGGGGGTGTGGAGATGTACTCCAGGCGTGATATTCTTGATATCGTGGTTGTAGACGGTTGCGCCAGAGGTGTTGTCTGCCGTAATCTGGTAACCGGAGAAATTGAGAGTCATTCAGCCCATGCCGTAGTTCTTGCCACAGGCGGATACGACAATGTATACTTTTTGACCACCAGTGGTATGCATTCCAATGTCTCTGCATGCTGGGCAGCTTATAAAAAAGGCGCTGCCTTTGCCAATCCCTGCTATACCCAGATCCATCCCACATGTATTACTGTGCATGGAGACTATCAGTCTAAACTGACGCTTATGAGTGAAAGTCTTAGAAATGATGGTAGAATTTGGGTTCCAAAGAAAGCTGGAGATAACCGCAGTCCGGATCAGATCCCTGAAAACGAAAGGGATTACTACCTGGAACGTAAATATCCAAGTTTCGGTAACCTTGTTCCTCGCGATGTTGCTTCACGTAATGCAAAAATGGCGTGCGATGAAGGAAGAGGCGTTGGAAACACAGGCCTTGCCGTATATCTGGATTTTAGCGAGGCAATCAAACGTGATGGAGAAGATGTCATCAGAGCAAAATACGGCAACCTTTTCCAGATGTACGATAAGATTCAGGATGAAAATCCGTATAAAGTGCCCATGAAGATTTATCCTGCCATTCATTATGTTATGGGCGGTACCTGGGTTGATTATAACCTTATGACAACCCGTGACGGACTTTTCTGTCTGGGTGGCGCCAACTTCTCTGACCACGGCGCAAACCGTCTTGGTGCAAGTGCGCTGATGCAGGGCCTTTCAGACGGATATTTTGTTCTTCCTTATACCATCGGTGGATACCTTGCAACCCAGTCTCTGGCGGATGTAGACACTTCTCACCAGGCGTTTAAAGATTCAGAAAAACAGCTTAATGAGAAATTGAACAAGCTTATGAATATTAACGGTAAGAGAACTGTCGATGATATTCACAAAGAGCTTGGGCATTATATGTGGGAATATTGTGGCATGGCCCGTAATGAGGCAGGGCTGAAAACAGCGCTTCAAAAAATTCCTGCACTTCGTGAAGAATTCTGGCAGAATGTTAATGTTACAGGAAGCAGCAAAGATTTTAACCAGACTCTGGAAAAAGCCTACAGACTTGCGGATTATCTTGAATTCGGGGAACTTCTGGCTCGTGATGCGTTGACCCGTGAAGAATCCTGTGGTGGCCATTTCAGGGAAGAGTCCCAGACAGAAGAAAACGAAGCCAAGAGAGATGATGAAAATTTCTGCCATGCAGCTGCCTGGGAATATGCCGGTGAAGGCAAAGATCCTATATTAAATAAAGAGCCACTTGTTTTTGAGAGTGTGAAATTAACGCAAAGGAGCTACAAGTGA
- a CDS encoding branched-chain amino acid ABC transporter permease, which translates to MQEIVQYLFSGITTGAVYAVIAVGLSMLYSSTELINFAHGEFVMIGALAMVTLWVRLGLPLPVAVAGAVAAGCMLGLVFERFAIRTARNPEPITLIIITVGAGIFLKGAAMIVWGKDPFSMPSFSSHESIEIFGAALLPQSIWIVTAALVLAGGIHLFLKKTITGKAMVACAVNKKAAWLSGIPSEKMGVLAFGISAGCGAVAGIFIAPITMSSYDMGTILGLKGFCAAMIGGLGSLWGAFAGGLLLGILESLGAGLISSGLKDAIAFVLLLLILYIRPGGLFAAKEAKRF; encoded by the coding sequence ATGCAGGAAATTGTTCAATATCTGTTTTCAGGTATTACCACCGGCGCCGTGTATGCCGTGATCGCCGTGGGGCTGTCCATGCTGTACAGCTCTACGGAGCTGATCAACTTTGCCCACGGGGAATTTGTCATGATCGGGGCGCTGGCCATGGTGACGCTGTGGGTCCGTTTAGGGCTTCCGCTGCCCGTTGCCGTGGCAGGCGCTGTCGCAGCCGGGTGTATGTTGGGACTGGTGTTTGAACGGTTTGCCATCCGTACAGCCAGAAATCCCGAACCGATTACCCTGATCATTATTACGGTGGGGGCAGGCATTTTCCTGAAAGGCGCAGCTATGATTGTCTGGGGAAAAGATCCGTTCAGCATGCCCTCCTTTTCCAGCCATGAATCCATTGAAATTTTTGGTGCCGCCCTTCTGCCCCAGAGCATCTGGATCGTTACAGCCGCCCTGGTGCTGGCAGGCGGCATCCATCTATTCTTAAAAAAGACGATCACCGGCAAAGCCATGGTGGCCTGTGCCGTCAACAAAAAAGCAGCCTGGCTGTCAGGCATCCCATCTGAAAAAATGGGAGTTCTGGCCTTCGGCATCAGCGCAGGTTGCGGGGCGGTGGCAGGCATTTTCATTGCCCCCATTACCATGAGTTCCTATGACATGGGCACCATCCTTGGGCTTAAAGGCTTCTGTGCCGCCATGATCGGGGGGCTTGGCAGCCTGTGGGGGGCCTTTGCAGGGGGGTTGCTTTTGGGTATTCTGGAATCTTTAGGCGCAGGCCTTATCTCCTCGGGTCTGAAGGATGCCATAGCGTTTGTGCTCCTGCTTCTGATTCTTTACATCCGGCCGGGTGGACTGTTTGCGGCCAAAGAAGCCAAGCGGTTTTAG
- a CDS encoding branched-chain amino acid ABC transporter permease, protein MTDKNKYLWIEYLIFACAVSTFGLVTENTYYLQIMTFIGINTLLGLGLNMLMGYTGQVSLGHAAFYGIGAYTTAILSGTYGLNPWLALVCAVAAAVLIAFVVGLPTLRLSGYYLAMGTLGFGMIINIVIREWDNVTGGASGFVGIPVLEAGSIVFMSGASYYFLVWGIVLAAMIICRRLLASRTGRALRAIHDGENAAVAIGINTHLLKLEIFMFSAALGAVAGFLYAHFVLFISPESFGFMFSIKIVTMVVIGGMASVWGALLGAAVLTLLPEVLHGFAEYEMIIFGLILMLVMIFMPQGLTQGIMDMIRTARRAKA, encoded by the coding sequence ATGACGGATAAAAATAAATATCTCTGGATTGAATACCTGATCTTTGCCTGTGCGGTGTCGACATTTGGACTTGTCACGGAAAACACCTATTATCTGCAGATCATGACCTTTATCGGGATTAATACCCTGCTGGGATTAGGCCTTAACATGCTCATGGGGTACACCGGCCAGGTCTCTTTAGGTCATGCCGCTTTTTACGGCATTGGCGCCTACACCACGGCCATCCTCTCCGGCACATACGGCTTAAACCCCTGGCTGGCCCTTGTGTGCGCCGTAGCTGCCGCCGTGCTCATTGCATTTGTTGTGGGGCTTCCTACCCTGAGACTCTCCGGCTATTACCTTGCCATGGGCACCCTCGGGTTCGGCATGATTATTAACATTGTGATCCGGGAATGGGACAATGTAACCGGCGGGGCGTCCGGTTTTGTGGGAATCCCTGTGCTGGAGGCAGGCTCCATAGTCTTCATGTCCGGGGCCAGTTACTACTTCCTTGTCTGGGGCATTGTGCTTGCCGCCATGATTATTTGCCGCAGGCTTCTTGCCTCCCGAACGGGACGTGCGCTTCGGGCCATCCATGACGGAGAAAACGCCGCTGTTGCCATCGGTATCAATACGCATTTACTCAAACTTGAAATATTTATGTTTTCAGCGGCGCTGGGCGCGGTTGCAGGTTTTTTGTACGCCCATTTTGTCCTTTTTATCAGTCCTGAGTCATTTGGATTCATGTTTTCCATAAAAATAGTCACCATGGTAGTGATCGGCGGCATGGCAAGCGTATGGGGGGCGCTGCTCGGCGCAGCCGTATTGACCCTTCTGCCCGAAGTGCTCCACGGGTTTGCCGAATACGAAATGATCATTTTCGGACTGATTTTAATGCTTGTCATGATATTCATGCCCCAGGGGCTGACCCAGGGGATCATGGATATGATCCGCACAGCCCGGAGGGCCAAGGCATGA
- a CDS encoding ABC transporter substrate-binding protein encodes MKQKHLVLAMLVTILSMLLVSGAMAADVYKIGGIFSVTGRASFLGDPEKKTMEMMVEQINAAGGIDGHMLEAVIYDSEGDPAKAVSAVNKLIHKDQVIAIIGPSTTPTTLAIVNFTKRAKVPLISCAAGIKITTPVDPWVFKTAQSDLLAVAAVYQQMKTAGIKKIGILTVSNAYGESGKKQLLSQAEEFGIQVILNESFGAKDTDTTPQLAKIKAAGPDAIVCWGTNPGPAVVAKNAKQLKIDIPLYQSHGVGSPKFIELAQDAANGNILPTGKILVTSLLDDSDPQKKVLEDYQKAYENKYSGNVSGFGGYAFDAVNLLAGALKGSGGDKEKIRDNLEATKNYVGATGEFNFTTQDHNGLSPAAFVMVEIQNGTWTLLK; translated from the coding sequence ATGAAACAAAAACACCTTGTACTTGCAATGCTAGTCACTATTCTGTCGATGCTTCTGGTATCAGGGGCCATGGCGGCAGACGTCTACAAAATCGGGGGCATTTTTTCGGTCACCGGAAGGGCCTCGTTTCTGGGAGACCCCGAAAAGAAAACCATGGAAATGATGGTTGAACAGATCAATGCAGCCGGCGGCATTGATGGACACATGCTTGAAGCGGTGATTTATGATTCCGAAGGAGATCCGGCCAAAGCCGTATCCGCTGTAAACAAGCTGATCCACAAGGATCAAGTCATCGCCATCATCGGTCCTTCCACCACGCCCACCACCCTTGCCATTGTCAATTTCACCAAACGGGCCAAAGTGCCTTTGATCAGCTGTGCTGCCGGCATCAAGATCACCACGCCGGTGGATCCCTGGGTATTCAAAACCGCCCAGAGTGATTTATTGGCCGTGGCAGCCGTTTACCAGCAGATGAAAACCGCCGGCATTAAAAAAATCGGCATTCTTACGGTGTCAAACGCCTATGGTGAAAGTGGGAAAAAACAGCTTTTGAGTCAGGCGGAAGAATTCGGCATCCAGGTGATTTTAAATGAAAGCTTTGGCGCCAAAGATACCGACACCACGCCCCAGCTGGCGAAAATCAAGGCAGCCGGCCCAGACGCCATTGTGTGCTGGGGAACCAATCCGGGCCCGGCCGTGGTAGCAAAAAATGCAAAACAGCTTAAAATCGACATTCCTCTGTACCAGAGCCACGGGGTGGGATCACCCAAATTCATTGAATTGGCCCAAGATGCAGCCAACGGCAATATCCTGCCCACCGGCAAGATTCTTGTGACCAGCCTTCTGGATGATTCCGACCCCCAGAAAAAAGTGCTTGAAGATTATCAAAAAGCCTATGAAAATAAATATTCTGGAAACGTATCAGGATTCGGCGGATATGCCTTTGATGCCGTCAACCTTCTGGCCGGTGCTTTAAAGGGCAGCGGTGGCGACAAGGAAAAAATCAGGGATAACCTGGAAGCCACCAAAAACTACGTGGGTGCCACAGGAGAATTCAACTTCACCACCCAGGACCATAACGGTCTCTCCCCGGCCGCCTTTGTCATGGTGGAAATCCAAAACGGCACCTGGACGCTGTTAAAATAA
- a CDS encoding succinate dehydrogenase cytochrome b subunit, whose protein sequence is MNWLVRTFSCSVAKKQFMAVTGLAFCLFLTSHLIGNLFVYGGKDAFNAYVEHLHSLGILIHIAEAGLIVFALIHIGMALILYFQNLAARPVKYKKKSNAGGRTLASATMPYTGLFILVFIAIHLIGLKFADHSTQTTFDVTAGVLSQPVYLVFYIVSSIVVAFHVNHGFWSAFQSFGASHPKYTPIVRGFGILFSLVIGVGFGFIPIALNMVS, encoded by the coding sequence ATGAACTGGCTGGTACGAACTTTTAGCTGCTCTGTAGCCAAGAAGCAGTTTATGGCAGTAACCGGTCTCGCTTTCTGCCTCTTCCTAACAAGCCACCTCATTGGCAACCTGTTTGTTTATGGCGGAAAAGATGCTTTTAATGCTTATGTTGAGCATCTTCATTCACTTGGGATTCTTATCCATATCGCGGAAGCGGGTTTGATTGTTTTTGCCCTGATTCATATCGGCATGGCACTTATTCTCTATTTTCAAAACCTTGCTGCAAGACCTGTTAAATACAAAAAAAAGAGTAACGCCGGCGGCCGGACATTGGCATCGGCCACTATGCCTTACACAGGTCTTTTTATATTGGTTTTTATAGCGATCCATCTTATTGGCCTTAAATTCGCTGATCATTCTACCCAAACGACATTTGATGTCACAGCTGGGGTTCTTTCTCAGCCTGTTTATCTTGTGTTTTATATTGTATCTTCGATTGTGGTGGCATTTCATGTGAATCACGGTTTTTGGAGTGCTTTTCAGTCCTTTGGCGCCAGTCATCCGAAGTATACGCCTATTGTTAGAGGGTTCGGCATACTTTTTAGTTTGGTGATCGGGGTGGGCTTTGGTTTTATTCCTATCGCTTTAAATATGGTTTCATAG